The following coding sequences are from one Chelonoidis abingdonii isolate Lonesome George chromosome 4, CheloAbing_2.0, whole genome shotgun sequence window:
- the OPTC gene encoding opticin, which produces MRSIALLGVTTLALGLALAAPPKEEGEKKEKKPRADIATDDNLDLPNYDLSLDSYGEIIDPSFYEELYDYSDLGPKIEVGTLAPPTKRLEGIGSMRVMPTEAPRSSPPTSPTTKPFEPGLLEPITKQGLPTCLVCVCLSTSVYCDDAELEQIPPLPLETTYLYARFNRISHIRASDFTRLKKLKRIDLTSNFISWVDEDSFRLLSTLQELILAENRLTALPALPNSIVRLDARLNRIQSSDVRPEAFRELKKLQFLHLSDNNLDYIPVPLPEGLRSLHLQNNNIRTMHKDTFCDSQDHGHIRWALEDIRLDRNPINLSLFSDAYFCLPRLPTGHFY; this is translated from the exons ATGCGGAGCATAGCCTTGCTGGGGGTCACCAccctggctctggggctggcctTGGCTGCCCCGCCTAAAGAAGAAGGCGAGAAGAAGGAAAAGAAGCCCAGAGCTGACATTGCAACCGATGACAACCTGGACCTGCCCAACTACGACCTCAGCCTAGACAGCTATGGAGAGATCATTGACCCGAGCTTCTATGAAGAGCTTTATGACTATAGTGACCTGGGACCAAAG ATTGAGGTTGGTACATTGGCTCCTCCAACCAAGCGTCTAGAGGGCATCGGGAGCATGAGAGTGATGCCGACCGAAGCACCCAGAAGCTCACCCCCAACATCCCCCACGACCAAGCCCTTCGAGCCAGGTCTGCTTGAGCCCATAACCAAACAGG gtctGCCCACCTGCCTGGTCTGCGTGTGCCTTAGCACCTCCGTGTACTGCGATGATGCTGAGCTGGAACAGATCCCGCCACTGCCCCTGGAGACCACATACCTCTACGCCCGCTTCAACCGCATCAGCCACATCCGAGCCAGTGACTTTACCAGGCTGA AGAAGCTGAAGCGAATAGACCTGACTAGCAACTTCATCTCCTGGGTGGACGAGGACTCCTTCCGGCTGCTGAGCACCTTGCAAGAGCTCATCCTCGCTGAGAACAGGCTGACGGCGCTGCCCGCATTGCCCAACAGCATCGTGCGGCTCGATGCCAGGCTCAACAGGATCCAGAGCTCCGATGTCAGACCTGAAGCCTTCAGG GAGCTGAAGAAGCTGCAGTTCCTTCACCTGTCTGACAACAACCTGGACTATATCCCAGTGCCCCTACCTGAGGGCCTGCGGTCCCTGCACCTGCAG AACAACAACATCCGAACCATGCACAAAGACACATTCTGCGACAGCCAGGACCACGGTCACATCCGATGGGCCTTGGAGGACATCCGCCTCGACCGCAACCCCATCAACTTGAGCCTCTTCTCTGACGCCTACTTCTGTTTGCCTCGGCTACCCACTGGCCACTTCTACTGA